In Methanobrevibacter sp. V74, the genomic window TGAAAATCATTGGAAAGACAATGAATATTAATCCGGTGCCTTCAGTGATTAACTGAACCATAGGAGTTCCTCCAGTATATGACATGTAACCTAAAATTGAAAATACTCCAAATGTAGTGCAAATTTCAAATAAAGAGTTAGATGCAACCACTATTAAAACATTATCGATTAACTTAGAGTTTTCCGGCAAATAACTTGCATAAGTAAGTGCAATGGCCTGACCCATACTTAAGGAGAAAATAATCTGTGCAAAAGCAGCAAGCCAAATGTTTACATCCAAAAGCTTATTCCAATCCGGAGTCAATAATGTTGTAACGCCAATACTTGCACCGGGCAAAGTCAATGCATAAACAATAATAGCCCCCATCATAATAAATAGAGAAGAAATAAGAATTTTAGATGCCTTTCCAATACCCTCCTCAACATTTTTATGTGAAATAAACCATAAAACACCCCATAGAAGTAAAACACCAACAGTTGTTGGAATTAATAAAAAACTAGCATTGTCAAGATTGGAACTTCCGCCTACGCTGTTAACGAAGTAGGCCGCCGCATCAGATCCCCAGCTAAATGTGAAGCTAGATCCAAGATATACCAAATCCCAACTTAAAATTACCATATAATAAACTGTAACAATAAAGACGAACAAAACCAAAATCCATGCAATAATCTCGAATTTCGTGTTGATTTTCTTCATAATATTCGAGAAAGATTCTTTAAACGAGAACCCCACACCATATTCAAGTATTAAAAATGGAATTCCCATGATGGCAATAGCAATAAGATAAGGAATGAAAAATGAACCTCCCCCATTAGAGTAGAGCACATAACTAAACCTCCATATATTGCCAAGCCCAACAGCTGCCCCAATCATGGCGAAAATGAATGCTGTCGATGAATCCCATTGATTTTTTTGTGACATAGGTATTACATTCATTCCTAGAAACTTAAGATTTTTCATGTGAAATTTTTTATTAATTCTGTTTATTTGATAACGTTGTTATATTATTTTGGGATTAGGATTTGATTTTCGTAAGTTTTTTATATGATTTGTGAACAGAACTATTAAACAAGATGTGAAAACTCACTAATTTTTGGTGAAATTATTTGATTAGTGTGTTTTTTTCTTGTTTCCTGGATGTTTATTATAAACATCCGGGGTTTTTCGTTCTTTATTATTGTATTGATTTTCTTTATATTGTATTAGTTCTTTAGATGCTTCTTTTACTATAAAATCGATTATTTGCTCTCTTTTCGTTTGCGTTTCAAATATTAGGTCAAATAAGAATAAATAGATGTTTCCCGTTATTTTTGCGAAATTCGACTGATAAATTATTTTTTCATCTTTATTTCTGGGTATTCTTGTTATATTGTTTTCTGCATGATTTTTAATTGTCATTGCTAGGTTATAAACGAATATGTGGGCGTGAAAATCTTGTTCGATTATTGTTCTTCGAATTCCGCTGAAATCTTCGATTTCGATTAAATTTTTTAATCTGTCAAATCCAGTTTCAACTGCCCATCTTTTACCATATAATTCTTTTAAATCTTCTGTTGAGAATTCTTCAGATGTTAAATTTGTTGCAAGTATTTCAGGTTCGTTCTTACCAATATCTACTAATGCTATGCGAATTTCTAATCGCCCCATCTTTCTTGCTTTTTCTTTTAAATTTTCATCATCAAAATGACTTAATCTATTATTTGTTAAATTTATTTTTATAATTTCATCATTAGTCTTCATTTGTTTGATTAAATGTCTAAATACATTTTTTGGTAGTCTTATTAAAAATTTAGAGTTTAAATCAATGGTTTTTGCCATGAGTTCGATTGATGGATATCCTCGATCGTAAATGGTAATTAATTTTGTAATGTTTAATCTTTGTTTTAAGTTCTCTAAATGTTCAATTGCTAAATCTACTTCATTTATTGTTGTTTCAACAATTTTTGCTGTTAAAATATGTTTAGAATGAACGTCTAAAAGACATGAAACTCTTGCACGAATTCTTTTTTCTTTTAACAGGTTTTCATCACCAACAGGGAATTCTTCACGTGTTAAAGTAACATTGGGAAGATCAATAATACTTCCATCACAAGCACTAACAATATATCCTTTAAATTTTGAAAATCCAGAATATTTGCCATATAATTGGTCAATAAAAGATTCATTCATATCAATAAAAACTTTTGGGTCAATGAACATTCTTTGTTTTCCAATTCCTTGGCTAGAAATTGTTTTAAACTTCTTATTCAATCCTATTGTGAAAAATCTAATCGTTTCAATATAAGATGTACAGCTTCTTTGAGAAAGAATAAATGTTGTATACTCTTTTTGAGTCATTTTTCTATCTCTAATAAACTTATTATCTTCAGTTACATATTTTTCAGATATAAAAACATCAAATAAACTGAAAAAATCTTTGACAAATCTATCATAAGAATACATCAATCCAACCCCCAATCAAATAAATTCATGATTAAAAAACTTTAATTACTTATATAAATATATATATAATTAATAATATTTAAAATAAACTATTAATAATTATTAAAATTAGATATAAATAAATTAAAATTAATTAATAAAGTATTAAAATAAATAATAACTGATTAAAGCAAAATAAATCAAAATTAGCAATTTTCAATGAATAAACAATGATAAAAAAAATAAAAAATCTTAAGTTTCTAGGAATGTATTACATTTGTAAAAAATATATAATAAACATTTACATATTAATAACTGATGAATGTTTTTGACAAATTTATAATGGGTGAAACCACAGGCATAAATTGGTGCTTTGAAAATCACCATTTTATCGAAAGGCTCAAAGATAACGGATTAAGTCGCGAATATGTTGTTAACTGCATACTATGTGAAGAACCTATAAATTACGAACACACAGAAAATAATCTATATGCCGTAGTCTACAATGCTCCTTCAAATAAGGATTATAAAGAAATACGAGTGATAATGGCATGCAGCGGCAATTCAATAGATCTTGTAACAGTAATGAGAAATAATGAAACAGCAACCAATCGCCAAAAGAAACAATACCAATCCGATAGGGAAAAAAATATTGAAAAAAAGCGCATAAAAGCACTAGCAAAAAGAAAATGGTAGAGTTAATAAAATTAACTCATTAAACTTTATTAAAATTAAAATTGCAACTTATACCAAATCTAAATAAAACAATTCCATTTGCCCCTCCATTTTTAGCGGCTTTTGCATCTTTTAAAAGAGCCTTATGAGACAATTTTATAGCATTGCTGTCTGAATGGTAAGATTGAAGGCCGCACCAGACTTGGGCTCCATTTGATTGATCGACAAAAGTCCTTGTAACTGAAGTAATCCAAGAAGTATCCTGACCATAATTTCCTTTATAAACCATCGGAAGTAGTGCATCCAAGTATCTGCTGATTTTTGGAACATCTTGACCATAATAATACTCCATCATGCCGGGTTCAGGCATTATAGCTCCTGAAACTATACACTTGGACTTAACTTTATGAACAGATACGCTAGCCTTTTTAACGAAATAATTAATAGCTTTTGTTGAAGTTTTATACAAGTGTGCTGTTCCTCCAAATCGCATATAGTCAAAGTGAATTCCATCAACACCTTTAATTTTAGCATATTTTTTAGCTTCTTTGACTTTCTTATTTAAAAACCAGTATTTTAAAGAACCATCTTTATTAACCGGCCTTACCCATTTTCCATTATTATAGCATACTTGCATCCATAAATGAACTTTAATTCCATATTTATG contains:
- a CDS encoding sodium-dependent transporter, which translates into the protein MSQKNQWDSSTAFIFAMIGAAVGLGNIWRFSYVLYSNGGGSFFIPYLIAIAIMGIPFLILEYGVGFSFKESFSNIMKKINTKFEIIAWILVLFVFIVTVYYMVILSWDLVYLGSSFTFSWGSDAAAYFVNSVGGSSNLDNASFLLIPTTVGVLLLWGVLWFISHKNVEEGIGKASKILISSLFIMMGAIIVYALTLPGASIGVTTLLTPDWNKLLDVNIWLAAFAQIIFSLSMGQAIALTYASYLPENSKLIDNVLIVVASNSLFEICTTFGVFSILGYMSYTGGTPMVQLITEGTGLIFIVFPMIFNIMGPIGRVLAPLLFLAILFAGITSALGFLEPMLNSTSDKLGWSRKKTATVLSIVGCIFSVILTTGISSYLVGIIDSFVNEFGILLLIGVQCIVFAWFYGVERFLSVLNEHSTFKVGRTWVFVIKYLLPCVLILMWAIGIVQLFSTAKTFEIMVDLMIIVAAVLAAILLTKIKPAND
- a CDS encoding IS4 family transposase, producing MYSYDRFVKDFFSLFDVFISEKYVTEDNKFIRDRKMTQKEYTTFILSQRSCTSYIETIRFFTIGLNKKFKTISSQGIGKQRMFIDPKVFIDMNESFIDQLYGKYSGFSKFKGYIVSACDGSIIDLPNVTLTREEFPVGDENLLKEKRIRARVSCLLDVHSKHILTAKIVETTINEVDLAIEHLENLKQRLNITKLITIYDRGYPSIELMAKTIDLNSKFLIRLPKNVFRHLIKQMKTNDEIIKINLTNNRLSHFDDENLKEKARKMGRLEIRIALVDIGKNEPEILATNLTSEEFSTEDLKELYGKRWAVETGFDRLKNLIEIEDFSGIRRTIIEQDFHAHIFVYNLAMTIKNHAENNITRIPRNKDEKIIYQSNFAKITGNIYLFLFDLIFETQTKREQIIDFIVKEASKELIQYKENQYNNKERKTPDVYNKHPGNKKKTH
- a CDS encoding DUF4258 domain-containing protein, which translates into the protein MNVFDKFIMGETTGINWCFENHHFIERLKDNGLSREYVVNCILCEEPINYEHTENNLYAVVYNAPSNKDYKEIRVIMACSGNSIDLVTVMRNNETATNRQKKQYQSDREKNIEKKRIKALAKRKW